A genomic stretch from Amycolatopsis sp. 195334CR includes:
- a CDS encoding carbohydrate ABC transporter permease: MTDLTVRPVRPAPPATAASPRTRRVTPWQRAGRLLRVLATLAILFFVLFPVLWLGLTAFKPASEVFSTSVVFTPTMDNFAEILGGASDLTGSLVNSVLIAVATTLISIPLALLAAYAFSRFRFPGHRAMLLAIVATQFIPGVAIALPFLTLFRALGLIDTHLSLIVVNLSLVVPYITWLLKGFVDGLPIEIEEAARLDGCGQVKMLWRVITPLAAPGIFVSVVFSFLLSWNEFLFPTFLSRTEASTLPVALMTLVQPEGVAWGPMAAAGLLVMVPMLALSLLVRKHFAQGMTMGAVK, from the coding sequence ATGACCGACCTCACCGTGCGGCCGGTGCGCCCAGCTCCCCCGGCGACAGCCGCTTCGCCCCGGACCCGGCGCGTGACGCCGTGGCAGCGGGCCGGGCGCCTCCTGCGGGTGCTGGCCACGCTGGCGATCCTGTTCTTCGTGTTGTTCCCCGTGCTGTGGCTGGGGTTGACCGCGTTCAAACCGGCGTCGGAGGTGTTCTCCACCTCGGTCGTCTTCACGCCCACAATGGACAACTTCGCCGAGATCCTCGGTGGCGCCAGCGATCTGACCGGTTCGCTGGTGAACAGCGTGCTGATCGCGGTGGCCACCACGCTGATCTCGATCCCGCTGGCCCTGCTCGCCGCCTACGCGTTCTCCCGGTTCCGGTTCCCCGGCCACCGGGCGATGCTGCTGGCGATCGTGGCCACCCAGTTCATCCCCGGGGTGGCGATCGCGCTGCCGTTCCTGACCCTGTTCCGCGCACTCGGGCTGATCGACACGCACCTGTCGCTGATCGTGGTCAACCTGTCCCTGGTGGTCCCCTACATCACCTGGCTGCTCAAGGGTTTCGTGGACGGGCTGCCGATCGAGATCGAGGAGGCCGCCCGGCTCGACGGCTGCGGGCAGGTGAAGATGCTGTGGCGGGTGATCACCCCGCTGGCCGCGCCCGGCATCTTCGTCAGCGTGGTGTTCTCGTTCCTGTTGTCCTGGAACGAGTTCCTCTTCCCGACCTTCCTGTCGCGGACCGAGGCGAGCACGCTGCCGGTGGCGCTGATGACGTTGGTCCAGCCCGAGGGCGTGGCGTGGGGGCCGATGGCCGCGGCCGGCCTGCTGGTGATGGTGCCGATGCTGGCGCTGTCGTTGCTGGTGCGCAAGCACTTCGCGCAGGGCATGACGATGGGAGCGGTGAAATGA